A DNA window from Micromonospora sp. NBC_01739 contains the following coding sequences:
- a CDS encoding type II toxin-antitoxin system Phd/YefM family antitoxin, with the protein MERIGVRELNQNTSQVLARVSGGETVEITDRGHPIARLVPVGDDRSILAKLVAAGRAVAPTGGGSVPLPPKLGDESVDVAASLAAMRDEERW; encoded by the coding sequence ATGGAACGCATCGGTGTCCGGGAGCTAAACCAGAACACGAGCCAGGTGTTGGCTCGGGTGAGTGGCGGGGAGACCGTCGAGATCACCGATCGTGGACACCCGATCGCTCGACTTGTTCCGGTGGGCGACGACAGGTCGATTCTGGCCAAGCTGGTAGCGGCAGGGCGGGCCGTCGCCCCCACCGGAGGGGGCTCTGTTCCACTTCCACCGAAGCTCGGTGACGAGAGTGTAGACGTGGCCGCCTCGCTCGCTGCAATGCGTGACGAGGAGCGCTGGTGA
- a CDS encoding helix-turn-helix domain-containing protein, with the protein MLTIGQLAAYAGVTVRAVRHYHQVGLLPEPERDSSGYRRYGAKAVVSLVKIRTLANAGVPLARIGELLDADPAAFADAIRTIDERLRDQIERLETSRRQIAQLVGGDRLTLPPEVAAYLDRLRELGVSERVVEGERDGWILVAARWPERIAEFMPGKLAQLDDPQVVRLYRVLSEIFDDEPGETDDPRLAEAADIMVGLAEQAYRSGEILSDETYDELPNDLVDALAVESDPRVQRLWNLLRERGWAGWNRMEPLQRR; encoded by the coding sequence ATGCTGACGATCGGGCAACTGGCGGCGTACGCCGGGGTCACCGTGCGCGCGGTGCGGCACTATCACCAGGTAGGGCTGTTGCCCGAGCCGGAACGGGATTCCTCCGGCTACCGACGGTACGGCGCCAAGGCGGTCGTGTCGCTAGTGAAGATCCGTACCCTGGCCAACGCCGGTGTGCCGTTGGCCCGTATCGGTGAGTTGCTCGACGCCGACCCTGCGGCCTTCGCCGACGCGATCCGGACCATCGACGAGCGGTTGCGGGACCAGATCGAGCGGTTGGAGACCAGCCGCAGGCAGATCGCGCAACTGGTCGGCGGGGACCGGCTGACCCTCCCACCGGAGGTCGCCGCCTACCTCGACCGGCTCCGCGAGCTGGGGGTGTCGGAACGGGTGGTGGAGGGGGAGCGGGACGGCTGGATCCTGGTCGCCGCCCGCTGGCCCGAACGGATAGCCGAATTCATGCCCGGCAAGCTGGCCCAACTCGATGACCCGCAGGTCGTCCGGCTGTACCGGGTGCTGTCGGAGATCTTCGACGACGAGCCGGGGGAGACCGACGACCCCCGGCTGGCGGAAGCCGCCGACATCATGGTGGGCCTGGCCGAGCAGGCGTACCGCTCCGGCGAGATCCTCAGCGACGAGACGTACGACGAGTTGCCGAATGACCTCGTCGACGCCCTGGCCGTGGAGTCCGACCCCAGGGTGCAGCGGCTATGGAACCTGCTGCGCGAGCGCGGCTGGGCCGGATGGAACCGGATGGAGCCGCTGCAACGGCGCTGA
- a CDS encoding dihydrofolate reductase family protein — protein MTKVTAQMSVSLDGFYAGPRHDGDGDWLHSAESHGFFRVTRWATEAMSWRERQGFAGGAQDVNSDILAESFEAAGAYVMGRRMADGGEVPWGDEPPFRAPVFVVTHRPRPTLVRKGGTSFTYVTDGVASAVAQARAAAGGRDVAVSGGGSLFRQVLRAGLLDEFELHIAPVVLGTGMRLFDADLDLADFEAIELTPTRVVSAPQITHIRYAVHGRAPLTLDDRGRS, from the coding sequence ATGACCAAGGTGACCGCGCAGATGTCGGTGTCGCTGGACGGCTTCTACGCCGGCCCCCGGCATGACGGCGACGGTGACTGGCTGCATTCGGCGGAGAGCCACGGCTTCTTCCGGGTGACCCGCTGGGCCACCGAGGCGATGTCCTGGCGGGAACGGCAGGGCTTCGCCGGTGGCGCGCAGGACGTCAACTCCGACATCCTGGCCGAGTCGTTCGAGGCAGCCGGCGCGTACGTGATGGGTCGCCGGATGGCCGACGGCGGTGAGGTGCCGTGGGGCGACGAGCCGCCGTTCCGGGCACCGGTCTTCGTGGTCACCCACCGACCCCGCCCGACGCTGGTGCGCAAGGGTGGCACCAGTTTCACGTACGTCACCGACGGCGTCGCCAGCGCGGTGGCCCAGGCACGGGCCGCCGCGGGTGGCAGGGACGTGGCGGTTTCCGGGGGCGGCAGCCTGTTCCGGCAGGTCCTGCGCGCCGGTCTGCTCGACGAGTTCGAGCTGCACATCGCGCCGGTGGTGCTGGGCACCGGGATGCGGCTGTTCGACGCCGACCTGGACCTGGCCGACTTCGAGGCCATCGAACTGACCCCGACCCGGGTCGTGTCCGCGCCGCAGATCACCCACATCCGGTACGCGGTGCACGGGCGTGCTCCCCTCACCCTCGACGACCGGGGTCGCAGCTAG
- a CDS encoding GntR family transcriptional regulator produces the protein MEDGRPIFQQIAELLENSILDGTLAEESQVPSTNELAAFHRINPATAAKGVNKLVDDGTLYKKRGIGMFVSSGARAKLRARRRDEFARQYVQPLVTEARKLGIDPAELKNMIDTWEETR, from the coding sequence ATGGAGGACGGCCGGCCGATCTTCCAGCAGATCGCGGAGCTGCTGGAGAACTCGATCCTGGACGGGACCCTGGCCGAGGAGAGCCAGGTGCCCTCGACGAACGAGTTGGCGGCCTTCCACCGGATCAACCCCGCGACCGCCGCCAAGGGCGTCAACAAGCTGGTCGACGACGGAACGCTCTACAAGAAACGAGGAATCGGGATGTTCGTCTCCTCCGGCGCCCGCGCCAAGCTGCGCGCCCGGCGCCGTGACGAGTTCGCCCGGCAGTACGTGCAACCGCTGGTGACCGAGGCACGCAAGCTCGGCATCGATCCGGCCGAACTCAAGAACATGATCGATACCTGGGAGGAGACCCGATGA
- a CDS encoding YciI family protein: protein MKYLMLIYGNEQIWGSLPGGDLAALIGEVNAFNEELRARGELVDVQGLDSPARSVRMTGDTPVVTDGPYLEAKEYVGSYFVVDVDSEQRALEIARSYPGLRFAPGLGGGIEMWPLMTHEGADH from the coding sequence GTGAAGTACCTGATGTTGATCTATGGCAACGAGCAGATCTGGGGCAGCCTGCCCGGCGGCGACCTGGCCGCGTTGATCGGCGAGGTGAACGCCTTCAACGAGGAACTGCGCGCCCGGGGTGAACTGGTCGACGTGCAGGGGCTGGACTCCCCGGCCCGCTCGGTGCGGATGACCGGGGACACCCCGGTGGTCACCGACGGGCCGTACCTGGAGGCGAAGGAGTACGTCGGGTCGTACTTCGTGGTCGATGTCGACAGTGAGCAACGGGCGCTGGAGATCGCCCGGTCGTACCCGGGTCTGCGGTTCGCCCCCGGCCTCGGCGGCGGCATCGAGATGTGGCCGTTGATGACCCACGAGGGGGCCGACCACTGA
- a CDS encoding alpha/beta fold hydrolase, whose product MVFFDGTDGTRLAYHQVGEGAPLICLPGGPMQSSAYLGDLGGLSAHRLLVRLDLRGTGDSAIPADPATYRVDRLVGDVEALRAHLGQERIDLLGHSAGGGLAVRYAARHPDRIGRLVLVTPSPRVVDLEVTDADRRRVAELRHSEPWFPAAFAAFERIWSGDATEADWQAIEPFMHGRWDADVRARLDREASQRNAEAAGIYYSAGAVDPQATRAGLAHLRAPVLLVAGEYDVALPPSCAAAYAALFPQAELAVLPAGGHQPWHDDPAWFRQTLTAFLR is encoded by the coding sequence ATGGTCTTCTTCGATGGCACCGACGGCACCCGGCTCGCCTACCACCAGGTTGGCGAGGGTGCCCCGCTGATCTGCCTTCCCGGCGGCCCGATGCAGTCCTCGGCCTACCTCGGGGACCTGGGCGGGTTGTCGGCCCATCGCCTGCTCGTACGCCTCGACCTGCGTGGGACCGGTGATTCGGCCATCCCGGCGGACCCGGCGACGTATCGCGTCGACCGGCTCGTCGGGGACGTCGAAGCGCTACGCGCGCATCTCGGCCAGGAGCGGATCGACCTGCTGGGGCACTCGGCCGGCGGCGGTCTCGCCGTGCGATACGCCGCCCGCCACCCCGACCGGATCGGCCGTCTCGTGCTGGTCACCCCCAGCCCGCGCGTGGTCGACCTGGAGGTCACCGACGCCGACCGTCGCCGGGTCGCGGAACTGCGCCACAGCGAACCCTGGTTCCCTGCCGCCTTCGCCGCCTTCGAGCGGATCTGGTCGGGCGACGCCACCGAGGCTGACTGGCAGGCGATCGAACCCTTCATGCACGGCCGATGGGATGCCGACGTCCGGGCTCGACTCGACCGAGAGGCGAGTCAGCGGAACGCGGAGGCGGCCGGCATCTACTACTCGGCCGGGGCCGTTGACCCGCAGGCGACCAGAGCCGGCCTCGCCCACCTCCGGGCACCGGTCCTGCTCGTCGCCGGCGAATACGACGTCGCACTCCCCCCTAGCTGCGCAGCCGCGTACGCTGCCCTGTTTCCGCAGGCTGAGCTGGCCGTGCTGCCGGCCGGCGGACACCAGCCCTGGCACGACGATCCGGCGTGGTTCCGACAGACCCTGACAGCGTTCCTGCGCTGA
- a CDS encoding RNA polymerase sigma factor, whose amino-acid sequence MAVDDPRGGRPLSLDEHAAELLRRLSPQVLGVLVRRYGDFTAAEDAVQEAIVAAVESWPRDGVPEHPAAWLHTVAARRYVDQVRSEAARARRERTVLDATPRDALVGPPSDADPPRDDLLELFLLCCHPALPAEAQVALTLRALGGLTTAEVAAAFLVPEKTMAQRIFRAKQRLRQVGARFELPPEAEQSARLAAVRQVLYLIFNEGYSASSGPQLHRPDLTRRALWLTRRLHDRLPEDGETTGLLALMMLTEARSAARVGPDGELVPLTEQDRRRWDRRAIAEGSALVEQALTASTPGPYQIQAAIAAVHAEASTTEETDWPQVLALYELLERLAPNPVASLSRAVAVGMVHGPAAGLALLAHLESGILAGHHRLHAVRAHLLELAGDRAGAATAWRRAAELAGSDPERRHLLRRAAAATDSGRSAGVTRARGCSPPGSAAYREEACSRRTPPGCSCGRCGGRRWCHR is encoded by the coding sequence GTGGCCGTTGATGACCCACGAGGGGGCCGACCACTGAGCCTCGACGAGCACGCCGCCGAACTGCTGCGCCGCCTGTCCCCCCAGGTGCTCGGCGTGCTGGTGCGCCGCTACGGCGACTTCACCGCAGCCGAGGACGCCGTGCAGGAGGCGATCGTCGCCGCCGTGGAGAGCTGGCCGCGCGACGGCGTACCGGAGCATCCGGCGGCCTGGCTGCACACCGTGGCCGCCCGCCGCTACGTCGACCAGGTGCGCTCCGAGGCCGCCCGGGCACGCCGCGAGCGTACGGTGCTCGACGCCACCCCGCGTGACGCGCTGGTCGGCCCGCCCTCGGACGCCGACCCGCCCCGCGACGACCTGCTGGAGTTGTTCCTGCTCTGCTGCCATCCGGCGTTGCCGGCCGAGGCGCAGGTGGCCCTGACCCTGCGGGCCCTGGGCGGACTGACCACGGCGGAGGTCGCGGCGGCCTTCCTGGTGCCGGAGAAGACCATGGCCCAGCGGATCTTCCGGGCCAAGCAGCGGCTGCGCCAGGTGGGTGCCCGGTTCGAGTTGCCGCCGGAGGCTGAGCAGAGCGCCCGGCTGGCTGCGGTCCGCCAGGTGCTGTACCTGATCTTCAACGAGGGCTACAGCGCCAGCAGCGGCCCGCAGTTGCACCGGCCCGACCTGACCCGGCGGGCGCTGTGGCTGACCCGCCGACTGCACGACCGGCTGCCCGAGGACGGGGAGACCACCGGCCTGCTCGCGCTGATGATGCTGACCGAGGCCCGGTCCGCCGCCCGGGTGGGCCCGGACGGCGAGTTGGTGCCGCTGACCGAGCAGGACCGCCGCCGGTGGGACCGGAGGGCCATCGCCGAGGGCAGCGCGCTGGTGGAGCAGGCCCTGACCGCCTCGACCCCGGGGCCGTACCAGATCCAGGCCGCGATCGCCGCCGTGCACGCCGAGGCATCGACCACTGAGGAGACCGACTGGCCGCAGGTGCTGGCCCTGTACGAGCTGCTGGAACGCCTGGCACCCAACCCGGTGGCGTCCCTGAGCCGGGCCGTGGCGGTGGGCATGGTGCACGGCCCGGCCGCTGGGCTGGCCCTGTTGGCGCACCTGGAATCGGGCATCCTCGCCGGGCACCACCGGCTGCACGCCGTCCGCGCGCACCTGCTGGAGCTGGCCGGCGACCGGGCCGGCGCGGCAACGGCCTGGCGGCGGGCGGCGGAGCTCGCCGGCAGCGACCCCGAACGCCGGCACCTGCTCCGCCGGGCTGCCGCCGCAACTGACTCTGGTCGCAGTGCAGGGGTCACCAGGGCTCGGGGATGTTCACCGCCAGGCAGCGCTGCGTACCGAGAAGAGGCTTGTAGCAGGCGGACGCCTCCAGGTTGTAGCTGTGGTCGTTGCGGTGGAAGGAGGTGGTGCCACCGTTGA
- a CDS encoding ABC transporter permease, whose protein sequence is MNRTLTVARMQFVAWRTVVGWPWGILALSFLINLALFSAIGEKEDFEPITGGSMSIYVVMFVASISAITMDFPFAMGLGVSRRSFYLGNVLHFVAQAVVYAGVLYLLAVIEEATDGWGVNLRFFGIPFLMVDNPILRYLGFAIPFLLLGFLGIAIAVVFKRWGMNGMLTLSAATLVGLGGAAVLVTWQGWWSAIGGWFADQSGAALLVGWPALLTLPLAVISYLIIRRATP, encoded by the coding sequence ATGAACCGCACCCTGACCGTCGCCCGGATGCAGTTCGTGGCCTGGCGCACCGTGGTCGGCTGGCCGTGGGGGATCCTCGCCCTCAGCTTCCTGATCAACCTGGCCCTGTTCAGTGCCATCGGTGAGAAGGAGGACTTCGAGCCCATCACCGGCGGCTCGATGAGCATCTACGTGGTGATGTTCGTGGCCAGCATCAGTGCGATCACCATGGACTTCCCGTTCGCCATGGGGCTGGGTGTCTCCCGCCGCAGCTTCTACCTCGGCAACGTGCTCCACTTCGTCGCGCAGGCCGTCGTCTATGCGGGGGTGCTCTACCTGCTGGCCGTGATCGAGGAGGCCACCGACGGCTGGGGAGTGAACCTGCGCTTCTTCGGCATTCCCTTCCTGATGGTCGACAACCCGATCCTGCGGTACCTCGGCTTCGCCATCCCCTTCCTGCTGCTCGGTTTCCTCGGCATCGCCATCGCCGTGGTTTTCAAGCGCTGGGGGATGAACGGGATGCTCACCCTGTCGGCGGCGACCCTGGTGGGTCTCGGTGGCGCCGCGGTGCTGGTCACCTGGCAGGGCTGGTGGTCGGCGATCGGCGGCTGGTTCGCCGACCAGTCCGGTGCCGCCCTCCTGGTCGGCTGGCCGGCCCTGCTGACCCTGCCCCTGGCCGTGATCAGCTACCTGATCATCCGCCGCGCCACCCCCTGA
- a CDS encoding ABC transporter permease: MTRHLLGDTGVLLGRSLRHIARSPDTIITTAIMPIAFLLLFVYVFGGAIETGSESYVNYLLPGILVITIASGISYTAFRLFLDMQGGIVERFQSMPIARSSVLWAHVLTSLVANLISLAVVVGVALVVGFRTGAGVLGWLAVAGILVLLTLALTWLAVLPGLTAKSVDGASGFAYPLVFLPFVSSAFVPTGSMPGPVRGFAEHQPVTAIVDAIRDLFAGQPVGADIWTALAWCVGLLVVAYLLAVLTYRRRVA; the protein is encoded by the coding sequence ATGACCAGACATCTGCTCGGCGACACCGGGGTCCTGCTGGGCCGCTCACTGCGCCACATCGCCCGCAGCCCGGACACCATCATCACCACCGCGATCATGCCGATCGCTTTCCTGCTGCTGTTCGTCTACGTCTTCGGCGGCGCGATCGAGACCGGGTCCGAGTCGTACGTGAACTATCTGCTGCCCGGCATCCTGGTCATCACGATCGCCTCCGGTATCTCCTACACCGCCTTTCGGCTCTTCCTGGACATGCAGGGCGGCATCGTCGAACGGTTCCAGTCCATGCCGATCGCCCGGTCCTCCGTGCTGTGGGCGCACGTCCTGACCTCGCTGGTCGCCAACCTGATCTCGCTGGCGGTGGTCGTCGGCGTGGCCTTGGTGGTGGGCTTCCGTACCGGGGCGGGGGTGCTGGGGTGGCTAGCGGTCGCCGGCATCCTGGTCCTGCTAACCCTGGCCCTGACCTGGCTGGCCGTGTTGCCCGGCCTGACCGCGAAGTCCGTGGACGGCGCGAGCGGGTTCGCGTACCCACTGGTGTTTCTGCCGTTCGTCAGTTCGGCCTTCGTACCCACCGGGTCGATGCCCGGCCCGGTCCGGGGCTTCGCCGAGCATCAGCCGGTGACCGCGATCGTCGACGCGATCCGGGACCTGTTCGCCGGGCAGCCGGTGGGTGCCGACATCTGGACCGCCCTGGCCTGGTGCGTCGGTCTCCTCGTCGTCGCCTACCTCCTCGCGGTGCTGACCTACCGGCGTCGGGTCGCCTGA
- a CDS encoding type II toxin-antitoxin system VapC family toxin codes for MIYLDSAAVVKLVRQEACSADLVSWLNKHDDVPLVSSALVEVEVPRALRRSAPQALIGVPAAVGRLFRLEIDSTIRATAAAFAEPTLRSLDAIHLATAQVLTNESGTALTAFVTYDRRLLDCAKEAGLPVASPGQN; via the coding sequence GTGATCTATCTCGATTCCGCCGCCGTCGTCAAGCTGGTGCGGCAGGAAGCATGCAGCGCCGACCTTGTCTCCTGGCTCAACAAGCACGACGACGTGCCGCTGGTCTCCTCCGCGCTCGTCGAGGTGGAAGTGCCCAGAGCGCTGCGCCGATCAGCTCCGCAGGCGTTGATCGGAGTGCCGGCTGCTGTCGGACGGCTGTTCCGACTGGAGATCGACAGCACGATCCGTGCAACCGCAGCCGCGTTCGCCGAGCCGACGCTCCGCAGCCTCGACGCCATCCACCTGGCCACCGCCCAGGTACTGACCAACGAGTCCGGCACGGCACTCACCGCCTTCGTCACCTACGACCGGCGGCTGCTCGATTGCGCCAAGGAAGCAGGACTACCCGTAGCAAGCCCCGGCCAGAACTGA
- a CDS encoding ABC transporter ATP-binding protein, translating into MNPVVTVTDLTKRYGEVVALDRVSFTLAENRIYGLLGRNGAGKTTLMQLLTAQIFATSGKIAVFGEHPYENERVLSRISFIKESQTYPSNLAVKHVLRAAALVHPNWDEEYAQQLVEDFRLPLQRNVRKLSRGMLSSLGIVVGLAARAPLTFFDEPYLGLDAVARQIFYDRLLADFAEHPRTIVLSTHLIDEVSDLIEHVLLIDQGRLLLDAETDELRGQVVIASGPADAVDEFARGGTELHRVRLGATVRATVRGEFGPAERDRARAAGVDLTASSLQDIVVRLTTSTHSAADAGSVVTADKEVVG; encoded by the coding sequence ATGAACCCGGTGGTCACCGTCACCGACCTCACCAAACGGTACGGCGAGGTCGTCGCGCTGGACCGGGTCAGCTTCACGCTGGCGGAGAACCGCATCTACGGCCTGCTGGGGCGCAACGGTGCCGGCAAGACGACCCTGATGCAGCTCCTCACCGCCCAGATCTTCGCCACCAGCGGGAAGATCGCGGTCTTCGGGGAGCACCCCTACGAGAACGAGCGGGTGCTCTCCCGGATCTCCTTCATCAAGGAGAGCCAGACCTACCCCTCGAACCTGGCCGTCAAGCACGTACTCCGGGCCGCCGCCCTGGTCCATCCCAACTGGGACGAGGAGTACGCCCAGCAGTTGGTCGAGGACTTCCGGCTGCCGCTGCAGCGCAACGTCCGCAAGCTGTCGCGGGGAATGCTCTCCTCCCTGGGCATCGTCGTCGGGCTGGCCGCCCGGGCCCCCTTGACCTTCTTCGACGAGCCCTACCTGGGCCTGGACGCGGTGGCCCGGCAGATCTTCTACGACCGGCTGCTGGCCGACTTCGCCGAGCACCCGCGCACCATCGTGCTCTCGACCCACCTGATCGACGAGGTCAGCGACCTGATCGAGCACGTCCTGCTGATCGACCAGGGGCGCCTGCTGCTGGACGCCGAGACCGACGAACTGCGCGGCCAGGTGGTCATCGCCTCCGGGCCGGCCGACGCGGTCGACGAGTTCGCCCGCGGCGGCACCGAACTGCACCGGGTACGCCTCGGTGCGACGGTGCGGGCCACCGTACGCGGTGAGTTCGGGCCGGCCGAGCGCGACCGGGCCCGTGCCGCCGGAGTGGACCTGACCGCCTCTTCCCTGCAAGACATCGTCGTACGCCTGACCACCTCGACACACTCCGCAGCAGACGCCGGCAGTGTCGTCACGGCCGACAAGGAGGTCGTCGGATGA
- a CDS encoding DUF4153 domain-containing protein, giving the protein MSEPPPVEPSPDAVGESREAPAPTVAVPADPAGAAPRLLVVPATEGLPSIVWPGPTDQPAWAIPVQVPPGTRGYAIFLPLVQEGEPATVAAPPAQRTPATTTPSTTTPAADAPPAAAPTTTTPAGQPSSPGQLAPAGRPGAAKPGGFPGSYPPPGPAYAFKPTPPPPTFFDRVWPGPQTTGHLATPLAVLVGALGVAAFVPLGRTGIGWFLGGLVLTVAVVLAVRQHTAELAPTERWVRAGWAGAAVALLAVLTFRNAWWLVTFCVLGALGCAALAIVGGRRVRSILFSVVAAPIAGLRGLPWVRRHLRAPGSPGSVRRVVGSVVATVIVLVVFGPLLSSADAAFSQALGALLPEISVSGVFRWLFLAAVGGLIAVAAVYTLAAPPDLSGVDRPTNRRLGLLEWAPPIAALTALFGGFVAVQFTVLFGGQRHVLQTTGLSYAEYARSGFWQLVVVTVLTLAVLGGVTRFARRERHLDRVLLRVLLGLLSALTVVIVVSALSRMYTYQKVYSFTGERIFVMAFELLLGAVFLMILVAGVRWRGGWIPRLATALAVVLLLGLAVLNPEDYAARRNVARYQETGRIDAWYLRALSADATPALAALPDPVRRCTLSWIANDLAEPDPWYAWNRGRDRARAVLDRLGPEAIGNQRDCRRADQFDLPKTRR; this is encoded by the coding sequence GTGTCCGAGCCGCCACCGGTCGAGCCGTCCCCGGATGCCGTCGGGGAGTCCCGCGAGGCCCCTGCTCCGACCGTCGCCGTCCCGGCGGATCCCGCCGGGGCGGCCCCCCGCCTGCTGGTCGTACCGGCCACCGAAGGATTGCCCTCCATCGTGTGGCCCGGTCCGACCGACCAGCCCGCCTGGGCGATCCCGGTGCAGGTGCCACCCGGCACCCGGGGCTACGCGATCTTCCTACCGCTGGTGCAGGAAGGCGAGCCCGCCACCGTAGCCGCGCCGCCCGCGCAGCGGACACCGGCCACCACCACACCCTCCACGACCACACCGGCTGCTGATGCACCACCGGCCGCTGCGCCGACCACGACAACCCCCGCCGGGCAGCCCTCATCCCCCGGTCAGCTTGCGCCCGCGGGGCGGCCGGGGGCGGCGAAGCCGGGTGGGTTCCCGGGTTCGTATCCGCCGCCCGGTCCGGCGTACGCCTTCAAGCCGACGCCCCCGCCGCCGACCTTCTTCGACCGGGTGTGGCCCGGCCCGCAGACGACCGGTCACCTGGCCACCCCGCTGGCCGTGCTGGTCGGGGCGCTGGGGGTGGCGGCCTTCGTGCCGTTGGGTCGTACCGGCATCGGCTGGTTCCTCGGTGGGCTGGTGCTCACGGTCGCGGTCGTTCTGGCGGTCCGGCAGCACACCGCCGAGCTTGCCCCTACCGAACGGTGGGTCCGGGCCGGTTGGGCCGGTGCCGCCGTGGCCCTGCTCGCCGTGCTGACCTTCCGAAACGCCTGGTGGCTGGTGACCTTCTGTGTGCTGGGGGCACTGGGCTGCGCCGCCCTGGCCATCGTGGGTGGGCGACGGGTGCGGTCGATCCTGTTCAGTGTGGTGGCCGCACCGATAGCCGGGCTGCGCGGGCTGCCCTGGGTACGCCGACACCTGCGGGCCCCCGGCAGTCCCGGCAGCGTACGCCGGGTGGTCGGTTCGGTGGTCGCCACCGTGATCGTCCTGGTGGTCTTCGGTCCCCTGCTGTCGTCGGCCGACGCCGCCTTCTCGCAGGCCCTCGGCGCGCTGCTGCCCGAGATCAGTGTCAGTGGTGTGTTCCGGTGGCTGTTCCTGGCGGCCGTGGGCGGCCTGATCGCGGTGGCCGCCGTCTACACGCTCGCCGCGCCACCGGATCTGTCCGGGGTGGACCGGCCCACCAACCGTCGGCTCGGCCTGCTGGAGTGGGCGCCGCCGATCGCCGCGCTGACCGCCCTGTTCGGCGGCTTCGTGGCGGTGCAGTTCACCGTCCTCTTCGGCGGGCAGCGGCATGTGTTGCAGACCACCGGCCTCAGCTACGCCGAGTACGCCCGCAGCGGCTTCTGGCAGTTGGTCGTGGTGACCGTGCTGACCCTGGCGGTGCTCGGCGGGGTGACCCGCTTCGCCCGGCGGGAGCGGCACCTCGACCGGGTGCTGCTGCGGGTCCTGCTCGGCCTGCTCAGCGCCCTGACCGTGGTCATCGTGGTGTCCGCCTTGTCGCGGATGTACACATACCAGAAGGTCTACAGCTTCACCGGCGAACGGATCTTCGTGATGGCCTTCGAGCTGCTGCTCGGGGCGGTCTTCCTGATGATCCTGGTGGCCGGCGTACGCTGGCGCGGCGGTTGGATCCCCCGGCTGGCCACGGCACTCGCGGTGGTGCTGCTGCTGGGTCTGGCGGTGCTCAACCCGGAGGACTACGCGGCCCGGCGCAATGTCGCCCGGTACCAGGAGACCGGCCGCATCGACGCCTGGTACCTGCGCGCCCTCTCCGCCGACGCCACGCCCGCCCTGGCCGCCCTGCCCGATCCGGTACGCCGCTGCACGCTGAGCTGGATCGCGAACGACCTGGCCGAACCGGACCCCTGGTACGCCTGGAACCGGGGTCGGGACCGGGCCCGGGCGGTGCTGGACCGGCTGGGGCCGGAGGCTATCGGCAACCAGCGGGACTGCCGCCGCGCCGACCAGTTCGACCTGCCGAAGACCCGCCGCTGA
- a CDS encoding ABC transporter ATP-binding protein: protein MSIPPPAGRAEGPAIQVRNLAKSFKQLPVLRGVDLDVAWGSIVALLGSNGAGKTTLVKILATLLKADAGTVRVNGFDVGTQADDVRRSISLTGQFAAVDEILTGRENLVLVARLRHLAAPGAIADDLLRRFSLTEAADRRVATYSGGMRRRLDIAMSLIGDPPVIFLDEPTTGLDPQARIEVWQAVRELAGGGTTVLLTTQHLDEAEQLADRIAILHQGRIIVDGTLGELKRLLPAPEVEYVEKQPSLEEVFLALVGPGTERADR from the coding sequence ATGAGCATTCCACCACCAGCCGGTCGGGCCGAGGGGCCGGCGATCCAGGTACGAAATCTGGCGAAGTCGTTCAAGCAGTTGCCGGTGCTGCGCGGCGTGGACCTCGACGTGGCGTGGGGCAGCATCGTCGCCCTGCTCGGCTCGAACGGGGCGGGCAAGACCACCCTGGTGAAGATCCTGGCCACCCTGCTCAAGGCCGACGCGGGGACCGTCCGGGTCAACGGGTTCGATGTCGGCACCCAGGCCGACGACGTACGCAGGTCGATCAGCCTGACCGGGCAGTTCGCGGCGGTCGACGAGATCCTCACCGGGCGGGAGAACCTGGTCCTGGTGGCCCGGCTCCGGCACCTGGCGGCCCCGGGTGCGATCGCGGACGACCTGCTGCGGCGCTTCTCGCTGACGGAGGCGGCCGACCGGCGGGTGGCGACCTACTCCGGGGGAATGCGCCGTCGGCTGGACATCGCGATGAGCCTCATCGGGGACCCGCCGGTGATCTTCCTGGACGAGCCGACCACCGGGCTGGACCCGCAGGCGCGCATCGAGGTCTGGCAGGCCGTCCGGGAACTCGCCGGAGGAGGTACGACGGTGCTGCTCACCACCCAGCATCTCGACGAGGCGGAGCAACTCGCCGACCGGATCGCGATCCTCCACCAAGGTCGGATCATCGTCGACGGCACCCTGGGTGAACTCAAGCGGCTGCTCCCCGCACCCGAGGTCGAGTACGTCGAGAAGCAGCCGAGTCTCGAGGAGGTCTTCCTGGCCCTGGTCGGCCCCGGAACGGAGAGGGCGGACCGATGA